The following nucleotide sequence is from Cyclobacteriaceae bacterium.
CATCATATTCAATCCAAGTATCGTTTTTTTTACCAGATATGAATTTTCCTCGGAGTTTTTCTGAGCCATCCTTATAAAATGACTTAAACAAACCTTCCTGTTTGCCCATAGCAAAAAATCCTATCTCTGATATTTTGCCATCAGGAAAATAAAGTTTCATGCTGTCATTTTGTACCCCATTCACAAAACTAACCTCCCTTTCAACGTGAGCATTTTCATAATAAGTAATTGTTTTACCATTCTGATTTCCTTTAACAAATTGAGTCACTAGTTTAACATTGCCATTATCATAATACTCAGTATATGAACCATCTGGCGCATTTTTTTTTATCGAATATTTGATTTTTATATGACCATTTTCATAGTACTCCTCTTTAGTATGAGGTAAATAGTAATAGGTAACATATGAAATTGATACCACTAAAAAACATGTCAGGAAAAAAATAAACTTTTTCATTTTTTCTTTTTGGATTGCACAGAGGTATCTTGACCAAGAACAGTATAACCTTTCAAATCACCCATAAGATCTAATCCTCCACTAAAACCAACTTGAAGTTCTGTCCGAGTAACTGTAGTGCGATCATTGATCTTTGTTATACTTGTTACCGCAGCTACACCTGGCGCAATAGGCGCTTCTGCATTTGTTGTTACATCCTTGCTATCAATATTTATCTCTGCCTCAACTCCGAACCCTTCTATATTGCCTCCCACATTAACTTTTGGGGTTCCTGTAAAAATATTGTTCCCATTAGCGGACATTGATTCGCCTCCCCCGTTAGCCCGCCTCTTCCCCCAAAGCAGTTGCTCGTGCCGCGTGGGACCGCTGGGCCGGATTTGCAATCCGGGCTCACCTGAAACTCCATCTCCCAACGAAGGAGGATTTTTAATCCATACCATATCTTAACGTTAACTGCGCTCTGAATTCAAAAGCTTACCTATTCAATATAGCAAATCTTCATGAGCCGTTTTCATGAAGATATTACCATGATAGAATGATGTTAAAGTGAAAATTAAGAAAGGATTACAAATCCCTCTTCGTTCTGAAAACTATCCTTCGAATCGGACGAGGTCGCAGACCCCACCCAACGGGAGTTAGTACTCTTTCGGTTCCTGCTTCACATGACGAACGCGAAGAATAATAATTTCTTTATGGGTGATTCTATAAGTAACCCTATAGGAATATTTCTCAAAAGCCCGGTAGCTTCCCATATTCTTTGTCCTGTATTTGTCTGGCGGATATTTTTCCGGATGAGTTGCTAAACTATCAGTGATCCTCAAAATGCCTTTCCGGACTTTCTCAGCATTGACCGGAGAATCTTCTTTGATGTAATCATAGACTTGTTGTAGTGAGTAGTAGGCTTGCTTATCCCATACTATGACAAGCTTACATTTCTTCACCATTCCTTAGACATCTTTTTTACTTCTTCATGAGTAAAAAATTCTCCCCCATCCACCCTTGCCTCGGCTTCATCCAATTCACG
It contains:
- a CDS encoding toxin-antitoxin system YwqK family antitoxin codes for the protein MKKFIFFLTCFLVVSISYVTYYYLPHTKEEYYENGHIKIKYSIKKNAPDGSYTEYYDNGNVKLVTQFVKGNQNGKTITYYENAHVEREVSFVNGVQNDSMKLYFPDGKISEIGFFAMGKQEGLFKSFYKDGSEKLRGKFISGKKNDTWIEYDEKGNLELIFYKKGAIESRFFLNSYQNYKFNYELKLPAGWNITTEGGTLRRSQGRRKNYLQQVLQL
- a CDS encoding type II toxin-antitoxin system RelE/ParE family toxin → MVKKCKLVIVWDKQAYYSLQQVYDYIKEDSPVNAEKVRKGILRITDSLATHPEKYPPDKYRTKNMGSYRAFEKYSYRVTYRITHKEIIILRVRHVKQEPKEY